In the Brienomyrus brachyistius isolate T26 chromosome 20, BBRACH_0.4, whole genome shotgun sequence genome, one interval contains:
- the chmp2a gene encoding charged multivesicular body protein 2a gives MEFLFGKRKTPEEMLRQNQRALNRAMRDLDRERQRLEQQEKKIIADIKKMAKQGQMDAVKIMAKDLVRTRRYVKKFIMMRANIQAVSLKIQTLKSNNSMAQAMKGVTKAMATMNRQLKLPQIQKIMMEFERQSEIMDMKEEMMNDAIDDAMGDEDDEEESDAVVSQVLDELGLNLSDELSNLPSTGGSLSVAAGKKAEPQAAMADADADLEERLNNLRRD, from the exons ATGGAGTTCTTATTTGGAAAGCGGAAGACCCCAGAAGAGATGCTGAGGCAAAACCAGAGAGCTCTGAACAGAGCCATGAGAGACCTGGACAGGGAACGGCAGAGATTGGAACAGCAAGAGAAGAAAATAATTGCAGACATTAAGAAGATGGCAAAGCAGGGACAGATG gATGCAGTGAAGATCATGGCAAAGGATCTTGTTCGCACTAGACGCTATGTAAAGAAGTTCATCATGATGAGGGCGAACATCCAGGCTGTCAGTCTGAAGATTCAAACGCTGAAATCTAACAACAGCATGGCGCAGGCCATGAAGGGAGTGACCAAAGCTATGGCCACCATGAACAGACAG CTGAAGTTACCTCAGATTCAGAAGATTATGATGGAGTTTGAACGACAGAGTGAAATTATGGACATGAAGGAAGAGATGATGAATGATGCAATTGATGATGCCATGGgggatgaagatgatgaggaAGAAAG TGATGCTGTTGTTTCTCAAGTACTGGATGAATTGGGCCTAAATCTCTCAGATGAACTATCAA ACCTCCCGTCCACTGGGGGCAGTCTGTCAGTGGCCGCTGGAAAGAAAGCAGAACCACAAGCTGCTATGGCTGATGCAGATGCCGACTTGGAAGAGAGACTGAATAACCTCAGGAGAGACTGA